A stretch of Lactuca sativa cultivar Salinas chromosome 6, Lsat_Salinas_v11, whole genome shotgun sequence DNA encodes these proteins:
- the LOC111877585 gene encoding protein NONRESPONDING TO OXYLIPINS 2, mitochondrial isoform X1 codes for MASRYRSICRPASTIFKSMATPSPKPTSIPSLAPRSSPTTVTRSFSRIGCVQSLLPLHSAVSSARLTSCLGIDSKGSRSLSQGMLSSANPGV; via the exons ATGGCGTCTCGATATCGCTCAATTTGTAGACCAGCTTCaacaatcttcaaatccatgGCTACTCCTTCACCTAAACCTACTTCAATTCCATCCCTCGCTCCTCGTTCATCTCCAACAACTGTCACGAG GTCATTTTCTCGAATAGGTTGTGTGCAATCTCTGTTGCCACTACACTCAGCAGTGTCCTCGGCTCGATTGACATCTTGTCTCGGGATAGACTCGAAGGGGTCAAGATCTTTGTCTCAGGGTATGCTTTCCAGTGCAAACCCGGGAGTTTGA
- the LOC111877585 gene encoding protein NONRESPONDING TO OXYLIPINS 2, mitochondrial isoform X2: protein MASRYRSICRPASTIFKSMATPSPKPTSIPSLAPRSSPTTVTRSFSRIGCVQSLLPLHSAVSSARLTSCLGIDSKGSRSLSQEMGLSVPR from the exons ATGGCGTCTCGATATCGCTCAATTTGTAGACCAGCTTCaacaatcttcaaatccatgGCTACTCCTTCACCTAAACCTACTTCAATTCCATCCCTCGCTCCTCGTTCATCTCCAACAACTGTCACGAG GTCATTTTCTCGAATAGGTTGTGTGCAATCTCTGTTGCCACTACACTCAGCAGTGTCCTCGGCTCGATTGACATCTTGTCTCGGGATAGACTCGAAGGGGTCAAGATCTTTGTCTCAGG AAATGGGTCTCAGTGTGCCTCGATAA